A genomic window from Peromyscus maniculatus bairdii isolate BWxNUB_F1_BW_parent chromosome 1, HU_Pman_BW_mat_3.1, whole genome shotgun sequence includes:
- the LOC102905212 gene encoding olfactory receptor 52L1 yields MALSNSSWRQPQPSFFLVGIPGLEESQHWIALPLGVLYLLALVGNVTIIFIIWTDSSLHQPMYLFLAMLAAIDLVLASSTAPKALTVLLAYAHEIGYIVCLTQMFFIHAFSSMESGILVAMALDRYVAICHPLRHSTILHPGIIGRIGMVVLLRGLVLLIPFPILLQNLVFCRATVISHAYCEHMAVVKLACSETVVNRAYGLSVALLVVGLDVLAIGISYALILQAVLKVPGGEARLKAFSTCGSHVCVILIFYIPGMFSFLTHRFGHHVPHHVHVLLATLYLLVPPALNPLVYGVKTRQIRQRVLRVFYTKASI; encoded by the coding sequence ATGGCCCTCAGCAATTCCAGCTGGAGGcaaccccagccctctttcttcCTGGTAGGCATTCCAGGCTTGGAGGAAAGTCAGCACTGGATAGCGTTGCCCCTGGGTGTCCTTTACTTGCTTGCTCTAGTGGGCAATGTGACTATTATCTTCATCATCTGGACTGACTCCTCCTTGCACCAACCCATGTACCTCTTCCTGGCCATGCTTGCTGCTATTGACCTGGTCCTGGCCTCCTCCACTGCACCCAAAGCCCTCACAGTGCTCCTGGCTTATGCTCATGAGATTGGGTACATTGTCTGCCTGACTCAGATGTTCTTCATTCATGCCTTCTCGTCTATGGAGTCAGGCATACTTGTGGCCATGGCTCTGGACCGCTATGTAGCCATCTGCCACCCTCTGCGCCATTCCACCATCCTGCATCCAGGGATCATAGGGCGCATTGGGATGGTGGTGCTACTGAGGGGATTGGTCCTCCTCATCCCTTTCCCCATCCTATTGCAGAATCTTGTCTTCTGCAGAGCCACTGTCATAAGCCATGCCTACTGTGAGCATATGGCTGTGGTAAAACTTGCCTGTTCTGAAACCGTAGTGAATCGAGCCTATGGGCTGTCAGTGGCACTGTTGGTAGTTGGGCTAGATGTCCTGGCCATTGGCATTTCCTATGCCCTCATCCTCCAGGCAGTGCTGAAGGTCCCAGGGGGTGAAGCCAGACTCAAGGCCTTCAGTACATGTGGGTCTCATGTTTGTGTCATTCTCATCTTCTACATTCCTGGAATGTTCTCTTTCCTCACTCACCGCTTTGGGCACCATGTTCCCCATCATGTCCATGTTCTGCTGGCCACTCTCTATCTCCTTGTGCCACCTGCCCTCAATCCTCTTGTTTATGGGGTGAAGACTCGACAGATCCGCCAGCGAGTGCTCAGGGTGTTCTACACAAAAGCATCAATTTGA